Genomic window (Desulfonispora thiosulfatigenes DSM 11270):
TTTGTTGATATTGCAGGATTAGTAGAGGGTGCTAGTAAAGGTGAAGGACTTGGCAACAAATTCTTATCTCATATTCGTGAAGTTGATGCTATTGCCCATGTGGTTCGTTGCTTTGTGGATGATGATATTACTCATGTTTCAGGAGGGGTAGACCCAACTAGAGATATTGAAGTAATCAACTTAGAATTAGTGTTAGCTGATTTAGAGAGTATGGAAAGACGCCTAGAAAGATTAGCTAGCAAAGTAAAAGGTAAAGATAAAGATGCAATTTATGAAAATGAAATTGTACAAAGATTAGTAACAGATGCTCTCAGTGATGGTAAACCTGCGAGGTCCCTTGACTTTGATCAAGATGAACTAAAAATAGTTAAACAATTAAACCTTTTAACTAGTAAACCTATTATTTATATTGCAAATGTAGGTGAAGATGATATTGCTGAAGTTGATACTAATCAAATAGTACAAAAAGTTAGAGATTATGCTGCAAAAGAAGGCGCTTCTATAGTACCAGTATCAGCTAAGCTCGAGTCAGAAATTGCAGAACTACAAGGCGAAGAAAAAGATATGTTTTTAGAAGAATTAGGCCTCAATGAATCTGGTTTAGATAAGCTAATTAGAGCTGCTTATGATTTATTGGGACTTTATACTTACTTTACAGCAGGGGTTCAAGAGGTAAGAGCTTGGACAATTACTAAAGGTATGAAGGCTCCCCAAGCAG
Coding sequences:
- the ychF gene encoding redox-regulated ATPase YchF yields the protein MALKCGIVGLPNVGKSTLFNAITQAGAESANYPFCTIDPNVGVVTVPDNRLDKLTELVTPKKTVPTAFEFVDIAGLVEGASKGEGLGNKFLSHIREVDAIAHVVRCFVDDDITHVSGGVDPTRDIEVINLELVLADLESMERRLERLASKVKGKDKDAIYENEIVQRLVTDALSDGKPARSLDFDQDELKIVKQLNLLTSKPIIYIANVGEDDIAEVDTNQIVQKVRDYAAKEGASIVPVSAKLESEIAELQGEEKDMFLEELGLNESGLDKLIRAAYDLLGLYTYFTAGVQEVRAWTITKGMKAPQAAGVIHTDFERGFIRAEVVSYDDLLAAGSMNQAKENGKLRLEGKEYVVQDGDVMHFRFNV